The Cyanobacterium sp. T60_A2020_053 genomic sequence CCGGCAAAATATGAGCTAACCCCCCCGTTTCGCGCCCTCCCATGGCATTAGGTTGCCCCGTTAAAGAAAAAGGTCCAGCGCCCTCCCTCCCTATCTGTGCCGTCATTAGGTGTAAATTAATAATATTTCGAGCTTTTGCCGTGCCTTCCGAAGATTGATTAATACCCATTGACCACAAAGATAATACATTCTCTGACTCTAACCAAAAACGAGCAGATTTTTCTAAATCTTCCCTACTAATCCCACACAGAGAAGCCACCACATCAGGGGTATAACCCTTAATAACCTCTTGATATTCTGCAAAACCATCCGTATGATTATCGATAAAATCCTGTTTAATGCCCCCCCAGCGCCCGATCAAATGCGCCATACCATGAAGTAAATATATATCACTACCCGGATTAATAGCTAAATGTAAATCAGCGCCCTCCGCCGTTTTCGTGCAACGAGGATCGACTACAATCATCTTAGCCTTGGGATTACCCTTAATTTGTTTGTACAAACGATTAAACACGATAGGATGACACTCCGCCGTATTACTACCAATAATAAAAGCACAATCAGTATAATCTAAATCCTCATAATTGCAAGGTGGCCCATCCACCCCAAAACTTTGGCTATAAGCCGATACTGCCGATGACATACATAAACGAGAATTACTATCAAAATTATTAGTACCCAAACAGCCTTTAAGTAATTTTTGAGCAACGTAATAATCTTCCGTTTGCATTTGCCCTGAGCCATACATACAAATGCTTTCTACTCCCAAACTATCCCTAGCAGTGATAATTTTTTCGACTATTAAATCATAAGCAACATCCCAACTAATCCGCTCAAAATCATCATCCAATGACTTACGATAAAGAGGATATTGTAAACGATCTTTATCCAACGATTCCAGAATAGTAGCGCCCTTCACACATAACATTCCCTGACTAGAAGGGTGATTGCGATCGCCAATTATTTTAGATTGTTGACCTTTCGTAACGATTTCCAAACCGCAACCGACACCGCAATATGGACAGAGGGTTTTTGTGGACATTTTCTACAACTGATACTCAAATCCTTAAAGAAGATAGTCTAAAGGTCTTTAATGTAATATTTTGTAACTTTAACTACTATTTATTCCTATTTCTAGCAACTCATGCAATTAGTGAATGCACATTAAGCATGAATTTAATCGATAATTGACAATGGATAATGAAAAGTAGATAATTAGGTGTTGATAAAACAGTTCAACGGCGAGGGCAACCTGATACATAAAATCTTTTTTGTCTTTATGAGTAAAAACGATATTTTTCACCAGTTACGAAAACATCAAAAGACTTTGCAAGATTATGGAGTAAGACGATGTGGTTTGTTTGGTTCATTTGTGCGAGGGGAAGCAACACAAAAAAGTGATATTGATTTGCTAGTAGAGTTTGATCCCTCATTAAAAACTTTTATGAATTTTATGAATTTATGCTTTTTCCTCGAAGAATTATTTGAGCGTAAGGTAGATGTATTGACTCCAGAATCTTTACAGCGCTTTTCTAATGAATAAACCACATTTTTTATGTCTCGCAAAGTCGCCAAGTCGCAAAGAAGAATGCTAAGTGTGGTTTAAAGAAATGAAAATTGCTGTAAGTCCTATTTTTGGGCATAAGATTCTGGCGGAGGTGGAATATGTCTCATTCTCTTGAGGATTATTTAGGGTTTAAGCATAGGATAAGAGACAAAAAATAGGAAAAAACAACACTGTTAGGACAAAGATAGCATTAAAAAAACAAAACAACAGATATTACAGTGAGAAAATAAAT encodes the following:
- a CDS encoding nucleotidyltransferase family protein — protein: MSKNDIFHQLRKHQKTLQDYGVRRCGLFGSFVRGEATQKSDIDLLVEFDPSLKTFMNFMNLCFFLEELFERKVDVLTPESLQRFSNE